In Salmo trutta unplaced genomic scaffold, fSalTru1.1, whole genome shotgun sequence, one genomic interval encodes:
- the LOC115180752 gene encoding glycine-rich cell wall structural protein-like, which translates to RARSARLGGGGQRGWAGEVSRGLGGGGQRGWAGGEQRGWAGGGQRGWAGEVSAAGRGRSARLGGGGQRGWAGGGQRGWAGGGQRGWAGEVARLGGGRPARLGGGRSSAAGRGRSARLGGEVSAAGRGRSARLGRGEVSAAGRGEGQRGLGGGRSARLGGGGQRGWAGGGPAGWAGEVIAAGGG; encoded by the coding sequence TGAGGGCGAGGTCAGCGCGGCTGGGCGGGGGAGGTCAGCGCGGCTGGGCGGGGGAGGTCAGCCGCGGACTGGGCGGGGGAGGTCAGCGCGGCTGGGCGGGGGGAGAGCAGCGCGGCTGGGCGGGGGGAGGTCAGCGCGGCTGGGCGGGGGAGGTCAGCGCGGCTGGGCGGGGGAGGTCAGCGCGGCTGGGCGGGGGAGGTCAGCGCGGCTGGGCGGGGGGGGGTCAGCGCGGCTGGGCGGGGGGGGGTCAGCGCGGCTGGGCGGGGGAGGTCGCGCGGCTGGGCGGGGGGAGGCCAGCGCGGCTGGGCGGGGGGAGGTCGAGCGCGGCTGGGCGGGGGAGGTCAGCGCGGCTGGGCGGGGAGGTCAGCGCGGCTGGGCGGGGGAGGTCAGCGCGGCTTGGGCGGGGGGAGGTCAGCGCGGCTGGGCGGGGGGAGGGTCAGCGCGGCTTGGGCGGGGGGAGGTCAGCGCGGCTGGGCGGGGGAGGTCAGCGCGGCTGGGCGGGGGGAGGTCCAGCCGGCTGGGCGGGGGAGGTCATCGCGGCTGGCGGGGGAG